CTCCTGCACTGTCCAAATTGGGTCCACAACTTAGCATCACTCTAATTATAAAATTGGTATCTATACGTTGGACCAACTTGTTTAGATAAAGATTTAGACATCACATCAGGTGGCTATGATTCTCTGATCAATTACTCCATTTTTTCTAATGAATCAGTCCGGTTTGATAATATCTTCTTCCATCTTTTCCTCtctgttcttttcctttttttttgggtctgAAGCTTATTTATGTTTGGGGACCCTTGGTCTGTACTCAAATGAAACCTTAAAGATACCATAAATTTTTCAATTAATCCATTTCCTAATTTTAGTGATTATAATTGATAGCTCcaaaaaaatgaggaaaaaaggaaaagaaacctAATTGAAAGCTTTGTGTAATGTGTATAATTGGGCAGATTTGTCGGCATGTTGGCTTTGGAAGACCCCACATATGTAGcgggggaaaaaagaaaagagaaaaaaaaaaaaaaaaaacaaacactcaCAGGTGAAGGTCCTTAAAAGGCACCCATTAACCTTTGTGATAAACACTAGCACTAGCAACACCACCACCAAATTTCCATTATCAAAAGCCACATAGTGCAGAGAACTTTGCCCTCCAAGTTCCAAACTTGAAACCACCCCCTTCTCCATCgccatctccatctccatctctaGACCAAACTCTGGCCCTTGGCaaagcttttatatatatatatatatatatattcccccACTCGTCCCTTTGACTACAAAGATCATGTGGCATATGCTGGCAGCAGTGAGGCGAAACCTCCAAAACATAAAGAAGAGCCCAAGAGTTGCCGATGAAAGTATGTTTGCAGGTGGAAATGGAGGTCTTGATCAGTTGCCGATCTATGGGCGTAGACAAAATGGTTGGAATGGCTTTTCGCTTATATACAGCGTTGTGCGAGTTCCGATTTCGATTCTTTCGTGCTTTTCACACCCACATGTGAATGGTACCGATGGGGTGTGGGTGTCAAGTGAGTTTGCACAGATTTCAGAAATGAATCATCTTATGGTAAACGACAGCATGCGCTATGCAATACTAATGTAGAGATGTCAATGTAAGTGAGCATTAGATTGGTTTAGGGTCTTTGACTCTTTGCTTTCGAAAGGACTTTGGGGTTTTCTAGCTTCTTTA
This is a stretch of genomic DNA from Carya illinoinensis cultivar Pawnee chromosome 3, C.illinoinensisPawnee_v1, whole genome shotgun sequence. It encodes these proteins:
- the LOC122305798 gene encoding uncharacterized protein LOC122305798, whose translation is MWHMLAAVRRNLQNIKKSPRVADESMFAGGNGGLDQLPIYGRRQNGWNGFSLIYSVVRVPISILSCFSHPHVNGTDGVWVSSEFAQISEMNHLMVNDSMRYAILM